A portion of the Oncorhynchus nerka isolate Pitt River linkage group LG27, Oner_Uvic_2.0, whole genome shotgun sequence genome contains these proteins:
- the LOC135565095 gene encoding uncharacterized protein LOC135565095, with product MVGTVRKNEPEICLHSSQQGGERSSHQFAFTPTTTLVSYLTKRNKNVVLLSTLHNTAEISDREDRKPAIILDYNHNKGGVDNLDKVIGTYSCRRMTARWPLVTFHNVIYVSSYNAFVIWNKINPTWMPDKRNKRRVFLEQLGKALQITPDSHTAKVRPQITADSHTAKVRPQITPDSHTAKVRPQITPDSHTAKVRPQISCVPLPGTHTAAGTHTAAGTHTAAGTHTAAGTHTAAGSNPVLLEMI from the exons atggttggcacagttagaaagaacgAGCCTGAGATCTGCCTGCACTCCtctcaacaagggggagagaggtctTCTCATCagtttgccttcacccccaccaccactctagtttcttacctcacaaagaggaacaagaatgtggtcctcctgagcacactgcacaacacagctgagatcagtgatcgtgaggacaggaagccagccatcatcctggactacaaccacaacaaaggaggcgtggacaacctggacaaggtgattggaacttacagctgcaggaggatgactgcccgctggcccctggtcaCCTTCCATAACGTCATTTATGTGTCCTCATACAACGCCTtcgtgatatggaacaagatcaaccctacctggatgcctgataagcggaacaagaggagggtgttcctggagcagctgggaaaggcactt CAAATCACCCCTGACAGCCACACTGCCAAAGTGAGACCACAGATCACCGCTGACAGCCACACTGCCAAAGTGAGACCACAGATCACCCCTGACAGCCACACTGCCAAAGTGAGACCACAGATCACCCCTGACAGCCACACTGCCAAAGTGAGACCACAAATCAGTTGCGTACCTCTTCCAGGCACCCACACAGCCGCAGGCACCCACACAGCCGCAGGCACCCACACAGCCGCAGGCACCCACACAGCCGCAGGCACCCACACAGCCGCAG GGAGCAATCCTGTGCTGCTGGAGATGATCTAG